GGTTTCATGAACCATTTAGTGGCCTCGATAGGGTACGGATTATTAATTGCTGGCATAGCTGCTTATTATAGGAGAAAAAGTTTTTCTTCGCAGGTGGGAAGAGTTTACGGCTTTATCTATTTATCATTTATATTGTTCTCAATAATAGGATATACTAGTGCACAAACATATTATAGCTTCTACGAGGAGACATCTAACCAACTAGGTGAGCTGAGAACAAATGATTTATTCAGCTTGACAAGGAATATTTTCATAAACAATTTCGTAGTATCCTTTATTTCAACAATCCCGATCATAGGACCACTATATTTAGGGGTGGGTCTAGGCAATGCTGCGCTATACTATGGGGTTGCAGTAAATATTGCTCTCTCTAAAGGTAATCCATCTATTCTATTATTGCCTTTAATGCCTCACTCAATACTTGAATTACTGGCTTATGCATTCTTTGCATCATTATCTATGAGGATCCTTTTTGAAAAAGAATCTAGGCTCACAATGTATTTTGTGATCAGCGCCTTGATCCTGTTTGCTGCTGCATTTATAGAAGCATTATCTATTGTGGCTATGTGATAGATTATTTCCTAGGCTCAACCACTACTATTTCGTATTCCTTGAGCTTATCCAGCCATATAAGTGACTGGTTCCCCCTGGTTTTTATTTCCAGGTTTTTCTTTGATATGAGTGTATATGCTTTTATATTGTTCATTGTATTCCGTATTTTTATCTCGATACTGCCAATAGGTATTATTTCCCTAGGTGGATGAACAGCGTCTACGCTAGCATATGGTGGGAGAGGTTGTTTTATTCTACCGATCCCCTTAGCCATTATTCTCTGATTATATGTATGGTTAAGTAAGTGGATAATTATTCTCTCGCCTTGAACAAATACTTCCGAATGAACAGTTTCCGGAGCATTCACCTGAATATCTGGTTCTCCGCCTAGGTATAACACGCTGTTCTCAATAAGTTTCTTATATATTGGCAATCCTAGTCTCCAATAATGTCTGCCGAGCCGTCCTGTGAAATACAGTGATTTACCTTTTCCATAATTATTCAATACTATTCCCGGCAACCTGGTTCGAGCAGCTAGTGTAGGGGGTGAGCGGCCGAGAGTGTATTCTTGTCCCCAATCAGTACTTGATATCCCTATGTACCCTAGAATTTCTCCAGTAACATCATCTAGCATTGCATGCCATCCAACATTAGGCGTTGTCCTATGTGCTATGAATGCATAGCTCATATCTCCCCATAGCACAGTTTCTGTTTTTATATTATTAAATAATGGATGCTTCTTTCCAAGATCAAGTATTAGATATGTCCACGGCTTCCTCAATACTCCTATGAATCTAGCACCTATAACTTCTGGATAATAGAAATCATATCTTCTAATACAGTATTTATCCCGTGTCGATGATAGATACGTTGATAATAGTCTGCCTCCTCTACGGACATATTCTTTTATAGAGTCGCAGATCTCCTCGCTTAAACACACAGTATTTGGAACAATTAATACTTTATATTTCAATAGATAATCTATGTTCGTAGCATCTTTTTCAGAGATAAATTCTACAGGTATATGGCTGTGGATCAATGCATAGTACATTCCACGTACTCCATCGATGTATTTCTCAGGATGTTCTCTGCCATAATAATCCCGTGTATAGTTTGAGACGAGTATGCCGGCGAAACGGTATGGTTCAGTATCTTCTAGGTATTCCTCTATTTCTTCATATTGCTTATACACTTCCCCTATAGCATCTAGTGAGGAAGGGTCTTGGAAATAGCTGGTTGAGAAGATTAGTGCCCAAGGAGAGCCTCCTCCAAGAACAGCTTCTCTAAGACCCTGCTTTATCGCTAGAGGAGTTGTTGACATCACTGTTCTATATAGGTGGAAATAGTTTCTAGAGCTCCACACTGGTTTGCCGCCGCTCATTGCTCGTGTCAGCTTAGTCATTTCAGTGATAAAGTCTGGTGGTTGATGATCTGCTTCGCTGCACTCAGCGAATACTACATCTATATAGTTCCGTGCTTCTTCTACGACTCGGTTTGTTCTACCAGCCCATCCTCCTGGATGACTATTGTACATAAATACTTTTCCGGGATCGATCTTTTTAGATAACTCATATAACTCCTTAATTCTTTCAACAACAACCTTATATCTCCACTCCCATAATTCTCTCCAACGCTTGTCCAGCCAATTAGGCTCTCTAGGCATCTCATATCCGTGTTCTTCCCTAAACCTTCTACGGCACCATTCACAATAACATGCTCTCTCAATGTCTGGTTGATAACGGAAACTATCCAGGAATACACCATCTACTCCCAAGGTATGGGCTTCAACTACTTCTTTCTTAACATGCTCTATGAAGGGGCTATTTATACATAGCTGTGGCCATTCAGGCTCATAGTGTTCTATAGAGAAAGGTATGTGTTCTAACACGATTACTTCTCCATTACGGTTTACCTGTGCCCAATCACTGTGTAAGTGATATAAGTACTTGTTAGCAGTATGACCAACCATTACAACTACTTTAACACCTCTTCTACGCCCCTCCTCAACAGCCTCCCTAACAATATCACCAACCATTTTCGGATGCTCTTTCCCAACACTGCCTCCTCGATAAAATATTCTGCCCCAAGGATCTCTTGCGTATATTACGAGGACATTGGCGTGAAGCTTTTTCGCTAGTTCAACGAGTTGTTTACCATTTATTTTCGATACATACCTACCATATCGATCCTCTATGTTGAACTGTATTACTCTAACAGGTTTCTCCCACCATTTCTTCAAAGCTCAACAACCCATATACCCAGTATACCTAATTTCAAAGAGGAGTATTAAGGGGTTTTAAATAATTTTATTTATAAAAACCTAATATGTCTTCCGGAGGATTAATTGCTGTTGCTAAAGCTCCATATAATACTATGTCTCCGCCGAGAGGCGTTGTCTCTATAATCGGGGGCTCAGTTACTAAGTGCTTAAGTGCTTTCCTAATAATGGGTTCTTTGAGTATGTCTTGATTATATAGATATATGCTTCCACCAATAGTTACTACTTCTGGATCGTAGAGGTTTATCGTTGTAGCCAGACCTGCTGCTGAGGCATCAATTATTTCTTCAACAACATATTTTGCGAATAAATCGTTTCTTCTATAGTATTCGAATAGTTTTTGAGGAGTTAGTTCTCCCCTCAATGCTTCCTGATACGCTTCTGTCTCAATTAATGGTTTATGCTTCTCAGCTAGGACCCGGGCTGTTCTGGGAATATTTGCTCCCCCAGCATATGCTTCCCAATGACCGTATCCTCCACAACCACATTTAATATCTGAATCATATTTTACAACAATATGCCCTATCTCATGTGCATTCCCGTTTTTCCCTAGCAAGAGGTGATTGTTAACAATAGCTCCACCACCAATGCCTGTGCTCATAGTTATATATGCTATGTTGGAATAATTTCTGCCTAAACCAAAGAATTTCTCTCCCCAAACACCTGCAACTGCATCGTTTAATACATATACAGGCTTCTTCAACCATTCCATCAATGGATCCCTTAGTTCAAAGGTATGTATGGGTAGATTAGGTGTGTTTACAACTCTTCCCCTCCTCAAATCCAGGGGGCCAATTGTCCCGATCCCTACAGCTTTAATTTGATCAATATATTTCCCATAATTCTTCTTGATCTCCTCATATATTTTAACAGCAATACTCAGCTCGTTCCCTTCCCTCGGAGTCCTATAGATTATTTTATGTATTATTCCATTCCGAGAACCAATAGCTATCCTAGTATTTGTTGCTCCTATATCAATAGCTAAATAATATTCATTCGCCAAAACAATAATGCCTCCCCCATAGTGCTATTTAAACCAATATATTATTCGAGCTTTAATGCTTTATGAAAAGATAATAGGTCATTAATGAATCTATCCGGGTAATCAAGATATGCTGGATGACCTGCTTTATCATATATTAATAACTCGGCTTCTAGGAGCTGTGAAAGCTTCTCCATTTCTTCACGCTTAACAATTCTATCCCTAGATCCCCAGATTATAATAGTTGGAACACTCATGGATCTATATTTTCTAACCAGTTCTTCTTCTAAAGCATGAGCAGGAGCTATGAGGAACAAACCTGCCACAGGCTTCTCCAACGCATATCTTAAACCAATATATCCTCCCAAGCTAGCTCCTACAATTAATGGTTTTAAAGAACCAAATACTCCCCTATAAATTTCGTGGAGAACAAACAGGTTTTCACCAACACTACGTGTATGAGGACTACATATGCTTCTAGCTCCATAAGGCATATCAATAGCTATAAATGGGATCTTCTCATCCTCGAGCCTGTTCAACACACCTATATCTCTCCAAACATCACTTGTAAAACTATAGCCGTGAAGAAAGACTATTGGTAATCCAGAAACATTATTATAGATAATCCTACACCTATACTTTCCAACATTATATGATTCCTCGATCAAGACCTTTCCCCGAATAGAACATGGTTCTCTAAATATATATTTGTATCACAAACTATTTTAATAATACAGAAAAGGGAAGAGCTATGATTAAATACTGGATAAAAGGTGTTTTTATTGACTTTGAAAACATTGTGTGAAGCCGTCTCTAAAAATATTCTACCAGCGATCAGAGCTGTTTTAGCCAAAATTCTTGTCGAGGAATATGGGTATACACAGATTGAAGCATCAAAAATGCTAGGCGTTAGTCAACCGGCTATAAGCAATTATTTGCTGAGCAAGAGAGGTAAGAGAGGTGTTCAAGCATTGATGAGCGATGAGAAAATAATGGGTATAATACGTAGAATGGCTCATTACTTGGTTGTGAAGGATTATAGTTCTTTATCAGATGCTCTAGACATGCTACTATCTTATATTAAGAAGAACGATAAATTATTAGAAGCGCTTATTGGGAGAAATTATAGGGAGATCTTTGGATTAGAGAAAGAATAAGTTATTGTTTTATCTTCCTAAAAAGTATGGGTGCATCAACAATATTGTATCTTTCAATTTCTCCCACAACATATTCTGCTGGATTTCCTATGCTGAATCCAAATGCATTGGATATTTTACTAGCAGCTTTGGGTATTATTGGGTAAAGCATTGTAGTTGATGCTCTAACTGTTTCTAGTAGGCTATACAGTTCTTTTCCAGGATCTATTTTCTCCCATGGCCTTGTCATGTTAACGTATGCATTTGCTTTCCTCAATAGATCCATTACTGTCTGGATAGCTCTTGATACATCATAGGTTTTCATATATTCATTGTATTTATTCAGCGTTTCCATAATACTGGTTGAAAGCTCCTTATTTACCTCCCTCTTATAAACTATTCCGCCAAGTTTCTTCTTGGCTAGTACACCTATTCTGCGGATAAGGTTGCCCATTGTATCGGCTAGTTCACTATTATATATTGAGTCAAACAATTCAGTTGATACATCAACGTCTTTATCCATGTTAAAGACTCTCATTAAAATATATCTTACACCATCACTGTCCTGATACCTATTTATCAGGTCTTCTATAGCTATAACATTGCCTGCACTCTTACCTATTTTCAACCCCCTATTAATCAAGAATGCGTGAACCAGTAGTTTCTTAGGCAACTCAATATCTAGTGCTTTAAGTATTGAGAACCATATTACTGTGTGGAACCATAAGATATCTTTTCCAATAACATGGTGTACATTTGGCCAGTACTTGTTGAAACGATCCATATCTTCTAAGTAGCCAATACCGCTAATATAGTTTAAGAGAGCGTCGAACCATACATAGACCGTATAGTTTTTATCAAAGGGTACCTCTATACCCCACCAAACACGTTCTTTGGGGCGGGCAATTGATACATCTCTTAATCCCTCCTTCTCAACTTTGCCGAGAACTTCTAATGCATAGCTTCGAGGATATATTATATCCTTGTTTTTCAAGACATCTATTATGAAATCCTCGAATTCGCTGAGTTTGAAATAATATGTTTCCTCCTCTAGCCATTCAAGAGGCTTCTTATGTATAGGACAATATGGTTTTCCATCGATTTCAACATATTCTCCTGGACTATAGAATTTTTCGCAATCTACACAATACCATCCAGCATAGCTTGCCTTATATATTAATCCCTTATCATATAGTTTCTGAATAGCTGTTTTAACCGTTTTTTCATGGTATTCATCTGTTGTACGTATAAAGTAGTCATAACTTATATCAAGCATTCCCCAATACTTCCTATAAACATCAGCCATTTCATCGACAAATTGTTTTGGATGAATCCCTTTCTTCTCCGCAACTCTCTGAAGCTTTAATCCATGCTCATCATTACCAGTTATAAAGAATACTTCATCCCCTACAAGCCTATGATATCTTGCCATGACATCGGCGAAAACCGTTGTATAGGCATGCCCAATATGTGGTGGTGCATTTGGGTAATATATTGGTGTTGTTATGTAAAATATACTCATCATCTATGCCCCTCGACTACGCTCATTATTTATAACTACATTAGTTTTCCTGGTTTTAATCTAGATAATGTATTAGAGAAATATGAAATTATCCCTTCAAAAACCTATGTTATTAAAATGTTTCTAGGCTTTAATGTATTGTTCAATTCCTTCTTTCAATATCTTCTTAACTTTATGTTTAGCGTATCTCAAGAACATTTTTAGACCCAGTCTTACCGGGTATAGATATGTTTCTTTCAAGTAGAACTTGTTCATTATATCTTCTGCCCAGTATACTGTGTGCTCGAATGTTTTAAGCATTACGTCTATATGTTCTCTTGTAATATGATCTCTTAGGAACCATGTGTTCTTCTTCAAAGCACCCATTGGAACAAAGAACATCGGTATTATTACGCTTCTATAAGGTTTTAACCTGTCCATCAACTCCGCTGTTTTAACTAGATCGTCAGGTTTCTCTTCCGGAAGACCAAGTATAATTGTAGCAGCTGGTATAATTTTGTTTTCATGCATAATCCTAAATGCATCCTCAACTATGTCAGGCCATTTCTCCGCCGGATAAGGCGCTGCTTTAGCAGGCATTATTATTTTTGCAAGCCTTGGACTGCCTGTTTCAATACCAACTTCTACTCCGAGGAAGCGTCTATGATCGGATAACACATATTCATTCATAAGCTTAGATATAAGTCCATACTCGTCTTCAGCATATTTAATAGCTGCTAAGCTTGCATGAGACCATGCAAACTCTTTTTTCTCACCTAATTCTTCAAACACTGTTTTGTGGAGATTAATTAGTGGTTCAGGCCTTGGCTTAACACCGTCAGCACCATATAATAGTACGTCTTCGCTATGAAGAATAACGCCTTTAGTTCCCCCGCGGAGATTAATTCTTATCTCTTCCCTAATTTTCTCCAAAGGAATAAACCTGAGAGGCCTGAGGGTTACACTACAGAATTTGCAGCCGCGCGGGCATCCACGCATAATCTCTATAAGCCCATTAACGCTTGGAGCCTTAATATTCGGTATCTCCTCGATACTTGGAGCATCTCGTGGACCAACATATATATAGTCAGGTAAAGGCTCATTATTCAATGCTTTATCTACAATATCAACAATTACCCTTTCAACTTCTCCATCAATAACTGTGTCAACACCCCATTTCCTCCAAAGCTCCAGCTCCCATAACCACTGCCAAGCCGCTGGGCCGCCCGCTATTATCTTGACCCCCTTCTCCCTGGCTTTCCTAATAACCGGGCTATTCATGAACCTTTTAAAACTCAACCTGTTAACAGGTTCTTTACCTGTTAAACTCCACCACTCACTACTTGGAGGCCCATAGGCGAAGTAGTCGTGGTGACCTATCATTAGAATCTTCATAGTATCCAAGTACTTATGTATATAGTCGGGATCAATTATTGCAGCATTATATCCTTCATCAACAAGTTTTGCCTCAACCTTCCTCATACCATATGGTGCTTCTCTAGGCCTACCATACTCGTCAACATCAATTTTTGGAGCTGCAATCCACATCCATAGTTTCTCAGGCACACCTATAGCTGGCCCGGTAGCTATGAAGCCTAAGAATTCTTTTCCATGATGATTGCTCATCATTGTTCTATCTGTTGTTAAAACTATTTCAAACCCCTCCATATGTTTCACCCCCCAATCTAGATCTTTACGACTTCTATCCCTTTATTTTTGAGAAAACTAACTAGTTCAGCAAATTCTTCCTCAACAACCCCGTATACAAGCTTGTTCTGAGCATGGAGATCATTAATTATCTTCTCCAACTCTTCAAAGTTAAGGTTATGATATCTAATTGTAAGAGAATACACAATATTATTCTGTATGAGGCTCCTAATATTCTCTATATATAATGGCCTCGGCTTATCTGTGACAATATGCAGTGTAAATCTACGCTTATTATGCTTATTTGCAAGTCTCACTAACTCGCTATAAATAGCCCCGCTTCTATCAGTATCATAGTTTTCCTCGCCCCCCACTCCTATAATTACATGTATATTGTCTTCCTCCAAAACCTTTAGATACTCCAAGGCAATCACCTTTAAACACGCAGTTCAGGTTTTTCCAAGATATATTACCTCGTGAAGCCTACGCGAATATGAAAGCAAAATATTTGATAGCTCACTATTATTCGTTTCACTTGCAGCAAAGTCTATTCTAGATTTAAGCTCGCTGAGATGCTTAAGAATCAGTCTTGCCAATGTATCTCCGTCAGTATAAAACAATTTCTTCCTCCCAACCTTTTTAACTTTAACTAATCCATTAAAAGCTAAATGCTTTAAATGTGTGCAGAGATGACTTTTAGCATAGCCTGTTTTCTGCGAAAGCTCGTTAAGGGATAATGGTATGGATTCCTTTATCAAAACCGCTAATGCAGAAGCTGCTACCCCAGGCAGTCCCAGAAACATTAATAAGTCAACAAGTGATCTCATCCCTTCCTCACCCATTCGTATTGTTACTAAATTTGCGAATTTTAATACTCTCAAATATATTATATTTTTGTGTTAGCAATATATTAATTATTCTATAAGAATTATTTAAACCGTTATAAAAAACGATAATGTTTTTATTTTTTCATAATATTTTTAACATGATCCATGAATTTACTCCAAGAAACTATAGCTCTTTCATGAATGCCTTCTCCAACCACTATGTCGTTAAGCATGCATTTTACTCTAAACAATACCTTGTTCTTCTTAACCTCTATAATTTCTGATATGAACCTAACTTTTGAACCAACAGGTGCTGGTGCTTTATGATACACATCTACATGTATACCTACACTGGTATATTCCTCTCCTAAAAACCGATCAAGCAACCGCTTCGAATTCTCCTCCATCAACGCAATCATTCTAGGAGTACTAAGAACACCAATCCCCTTATCCAACAAGAACCTTGGTGCATCATTTATAGATACAACATAATCCATTTCCCTCCGCAAACCAGCTCGTATACTCATATCTATCCACCCATTGAAGACCATTCTTCTGTTTAGATTTTTGGAAGCCATGAATACCTATGGTTATTTAACAATATTTTAGTTAATGTATTCAATTTACAAACCCCCAATAACAAGTATGGTTCTGAGAACGTAGATGAAAAGCCCTAGGAGCCTTAACAGTCTTCTCTACAAAGAAGAAAACCACCTAAAAAAGGGGAAGCAGGTGCAAAACAATACGCGGGCAATCGCTTTCTCTAAGAATAATCCAGGATACATAACAGATTTATCTCTCTTAAAAATATTAACACCGGCCTTAACATATTAGAATCTTAACCAGTAAGAAAAATCTATCAAAAAAACCAATAAACTATTAAGTTATTTATAAGTATATCATTGAGAACATACTTATTCTATAATGGTTAACATGTTCTTCTATAAACAGATAATTTTTAAGTAGGGAACTTGTTTAAAATATTAGGTAAACATCTGTTAATATTGCATGATGAAGAAATATGGGTAGGACGATCATATAAGACGTTGCTGATATTATGTCAGAGCCTCATATTTGGAGACATGGAAAAACATGGATAAAAATACTTGCCGCTACTGCAGTTATTGAGTTAGGCACCATAGGATTCTATATTATAGGTATATATACAGGTTTCTTAAAGAGCGGAACTCTTAGCCTTCTAGAATCTTCTTTAGAAACTATTCTTTTAGGCATACTATTTCTCCTATTCATTATAAGTTATAAGTTATTGAGACGCATCAAGGTTTCAAGCATATTATTTTATCAGAAATACTTTGCTTTACTTTTCTCGACGCTGGATATGATCGTATTACTCGAGTTATTTGAAGATTCAGGTATTGTCCAGTCTAAAATGTTTCCTTATACACTAATAAATGATGCATTATTAGTAATAATATTAGCCAGTTTCTTAGACCTCGTATATGATCTAATGATTACTTCTGCCACTAGGGAGAAGAGAAAATTAATGCATTCCCCCTTAACCATGTTATCTTTATTCATTGTTTTAGTACCCATTGCTTTATTTTTCATTGTATTAACTATATCTAATAAACCAGTTAAACTAGAAGCGTATACTGTAGGCGACATGCTTATTGGTTTATCTTTCATAATTGTTCTACTCTATTATTCGATTAGAATATACAATTTTATATTATATATTGGGCTCCATGATTATGCTGATACTGTGACTTCTCTGATATTATTATTTATTGGATATAATATTGGAGATATTATTGATAATTTTCTGGGTAAAAACCAGCTATTAGTGATTTATATATATTTTGCAATTGATTTATCATTGATATTAACGTTATTAATAATAATTTTCAACGGATTATTCAATTTGTTCACCACCGTAGATCCCCTTATTCTAAGAAAAACACTCAGGAATTTCCATATATTAATTAATACATCAATAGATGATCCAATCGTTTTTAATTCCAGGATTTTCTCAATGATCCGTATATACTTGAATAAGGTAGGGGGCGTTAAGGATAAGATTCTCCTAGTTATCGGTGAACTAAATACTATTCAAAAGATCATTTTACGTGCTACTCTAGGAGATATTCAAGTAGTTAATGTTAGTATTAAGGAATATGGAGGGTTTATTTCCAGGGTAGGGGTTAAAGATGAGATCATAAATTTGATTGAATATTATGAAGCTGCTGCTTCACCTACCCATATATTAGGCGTATTGAACGAGGTGGTTGATAAGTATAGTGATAAACAAGTAATTGTTCTCTATAATACATTGACAGACTTAATCTTAATGATGGGTACTAGGAGGACTTATCTCGCATTGAGAAATATTCTGCTCAGTAAAGCATTGAGCCAAAGAATTACAGGCTCCTTCTATGTCATAATCGAAGACGTTCATAGAAAAAGCGATATAGAGTTATTTAGGAATATTATTCCTAGAGTTATAAGGTTTTAATTATTGATTTTAAAATAATCCTTATTTGGTGAAAGAATTTGAAAGCATATGTCTCCATAGATATTGAGGGGTTACCCGGTATAGCATCTACAACCATGGTTTCTCCTGGT
This is a stretch of genomic DNA from Staphylothermus hellenicus DSM 12710. It encodes these proteins:
- a CDS encoding beta-galactosidase trimerization domain-containing protein, which translates into the protein MKKWWEKPVRVIQFNIEDRYGRYVSKINGKQLVELAKKLHANVLVIYARDPWGRIFYRGGSVGKEHPKMVGDIVREAVEEGRRRGVKVVVMVGHTANKYLYHLHSDWAQVNRNGEVIVLEHIPFSIEHYEPEWPQLCINSPFIEHVKKEVVEAHTLGVDGVFLDSFRYQPDIERACYCEWCRRRFREEHGYEMPREPNWLDKRWRELWEWRYKVVVERIKELYELSKKIDPGKVFMYNSHPGGWAGRTNRVVEEARNYIDVVFAECSEADHQPPDFITEMTKLTRAMSGGKPVWSSRNYFHLYRTVMSTTPLAIKQGLREAVLGGGSPWALIFSTSYFQDPSSLDAIGEVYKQYEEIEEYLEDTEPYRFAGILVSNYTRDYYGREHPEKYIDGVRGMYYALIHSHIPVEFISEKDATNIDYLLKYKVLIVPNTVCLSEEICDSIKEYVRRGGRLLSTYLSSTRDKYCIRRYDFYYPEVIGARFIGVLRKPWTYLILDLGKKHPLFNNIKTETVLWGDMSYAFIAHRTTPNVGWHAMLDDVTGEILGYIGISSTDWGQEYTLGRSPPTLAARTRLPGIVLNNYGKGKSLYFTGRLGRHYWRLGLPIYKKLIENSVLYLGGEPDIQVNAPETVHSEVFVQGERIIIHLLNHTYNQRIMAKGIGRIKQPLPPYASVDAVHPPREIIPIGSIEIKIRNTMNNIKAYTLISKKNLEIKTRGNQSLIWLDKLKEYEIVVVEPRK
- a CDS encoding ROK family protein codes for the protein MANEYYLAIDIGATNTRIAIGSRNGIIHKIIYRTPREGNELSIAVKIYEEIKKNYGKYIDQIKAVGIGTIGPLDLRRGRVVNTPNLPIHTFELRDPLMEWLKKPVYVLNDAVAGVWGEKFFGLGRNYSNIAYITMSTGIGGGAIVNNHLLLGKNGNAHEIGHIVVKYDSDIKCGCGGYGHWEAYAGGANIPRTARVLAEKHKPLIETEAYQEALRGELTPQKLFEYYRRNDLFAKYVVEEIIDASAAGLATTINLYDPEVVTIGGSIYLYNQDILKEPIIRKALKHLVTEPPIIETTPLGGDIVLYGALATAINPPEDILGFYK
- a CDS encoding alpha/beta fold hydrolase — translated: MIEESYNVGKYRCRIIYNNVSGLPIVFLHGYSFTSDVWRDIGVLNRLEDEKIPFIAIDMPYGARSICSPHTRSVGENLFVLHEIYRGVFGSLKPLIVGASLGGYIGLRYALEKPVAGLFLIAPAHALEEELVRKYRSMSVPTIIIWGSRDRIVKREEMEKLSQLLEAELLIYDKAGHPAYLDYPDRFINDLLSFHKALKLE
- a CDS encoding transcriptional regulator, with the translated sequence MTLKTLCEAVSKNILPAIRAVLAKILVEEYGYTQIEASKMLGVSQPAISNYLLSKRGKRGVQALMSDEKIMGIIRRMAHYLVVKDYSSLSDALDMLLSYIKKNDKLLEALIGRNYREIFGLEKE
- the metG gene encoding methionine--tRNA ligase, which gives rise to MMSIFYITTPIYYPNAPPHIGHAYTTVFADVMARYHRLVGDEVFFITGNDEHGLKLQRVAEKKGIHPKQFVDEMADVYRKYWGMLDISYDYFIRTTDEYHEKTVKTAIQKLYDKGLIYKASYAGWYCVDCEKFYSPGEYVEIDGKPYCPIHKKPLEWLEEETYYFKLSEFEDFIIDVLKNKDIIYPRSYALEVLGKVEKEGLRDVSIARPKERVWWGIEVPFDKNYTVYVWFDALLNYISGIGYLEDMDRFNKYWPNVHHVIGKDILWFHTVIWFSILKALDIELPKKLLVHAFLINRGLKIGKSAGNVIAIEDLINRYQDSDGVRYILMRVFNMDKDVDVSTELFDSIYNSELADTMGNLIRRIGVLAKKKLGGIVYKREVNKELSTSIMETLNKYNEYMKTYDVSRAIQTVMDLLRKANAYVNMTRPWEKIDPGKELYSLLETVRASTTMLYPIIPKAASKISNAFGFSIGNPAEYVVGEIERYNIVDAPILFRKIKQ
- a CDS encoding B12-binding domain-containing radical SAM protein — its product is MEGFEIVLTTDRTMMSNHHGKEFLGFIATGPAIGVPEKLWMWIAAPKIDVDEYGRPREAPYGMRKVEAKLVDEGYNAAIIDPDYIHKYLDTMKILMIGHHDYFAYGPPSSEWWSLTGKEPVNRLSFKRFMNSPVIRKAREKGVKIIAGGPAAWQWLWELELWRKWGVDTVIDGEVERVIVDIVDKALNNEPLPDYIYVGPRDAPSIEEIPNIKAPSVNGLIEIMRGCPRGCKFCSVTLRPLRFIPLEKIREEIRINLRGGTKGVILHSEDVLLYGADGVKPRPEPLINLHKTVFEELGEKKEFAWSHASLAAIKYAEDEYGLISKLMNEYVLSDHRRFLGVEVGIETGSPRLAKIIMPAKAAPYPAEKWPDIVEDAFRIMHENKIIPAATIILGLPEEKPDDLVKTAELMDRLKPYRSVIIPMFFVPMGALKKNTWFLRDHITREHIDVMLKTFEHTVYWAEDIMNKFYLKETYLYPVRLGLKMFLRYAKHKVKKILKEGIEQYIKA
- a CDS encoding thioesterase family protein is translated as MSIRAGLRREMDYVVSINDAPRFLLDKGIGVLSTPRMIALMEENSKRLLDRFLGEEYTSVGIHVDVYHKAPAPVGSKVRFISEIIEVKKNKVLFRVKCMLNDIVVGEGIHERAIVSWSKFMDHVKNIMKK